The Armatimonadota bacterium nucleotide sequence CGCGGGCGCGCCGCCGGAGGTGAAGAATGCCTGAAGAGAAGCGGTCCTTCCTCTCGGCCTTCCGCCGCCAGCTTAAAGATTTCGTCTACGGGATGGCGGCGCACGAGATGACCCGCCACGCCCTGAAGACCCGCGGCAGCATGGAGCACCTTTTCATCCTCATCACCATGGGCGACCTGCTGGGCGTGCCCATCCTGCCGCCGTACTACTCGCTGCGCCTGCTGCCCTACGTCGTGCCGCAGATCTCCACCTGGAAGCGGAGCATGCTGCGGGAGCGAGACCTGACGGATGCTCTCTCCTGAACCCGCGGGCCCCGCCCCCCTGGCCCGCTTCTTCCAGGACTTCCCGCAGCGCCGCTACATCATGTTTGGGGGCAAGGGCGGTCTGGGGAAGACGACCTTCTCCGCGGCCACCGCCTACTACCTGGCCCGCCGCGGCCATAAGGTCCTGGTCTTTTCCGTCGACCCCCAGGCCTCCCTCTCTGACATCTTCCAGCAGGACATCTACGGCCGGGGCCCCGTGGAGATCATCCCCGGCCTCTTTGCCCAGGAGATCGACGCTGACCGGCACATCAAGGAGTACCAGGACCAGATCCGCCGCAAGATCCTGGAGATGTACGGCTTTGACCGCGTGCCCGAGGAGATCGAGCACTACATCGCTGCGGCCTCAGCGGAGCCGGCCATGGAGGAGAGCGCTATCTTCGACCAGGTGGTGGACATCGTCGTGGCCGGTCAGTACGACTACTTCATCTACGACCTGGTCCCGCTGGGCCACGCCCTTTACTACCTGAGCATGGCCAGCGTCTACGACGAGTGGATCGAACGCATCACCCGGCTGCGCCAGGAGATGCAGCAGTATGCGGAGATGGCTGCCCGCTTCAAGGGGGAGCAGTTGCAGGAGGACCTGATCCTTCAGGAGTTGCAGGACATCCGGCAGCGCATCACCACCAGCAGCCGCATCCTCACCGACCAGGCCAGAACGGCGTTCTTCTTCGTCATCATCCCCGAGGAGATGGTCCTGCTGGACACGCAGAAGGCGGCGCAGCTCTTCTCCCGCTTCCAGGTCCCCATCAGCGGGTACATCGTCAACCGCGTCCTGCCCGAGGCCCTGGCCAAGGAGCAGATTCCCGACTATCTGCAGCACCGGCTCCAAATGCAGCAGGGCTACCTGCACAAGATCAGCGACCTCTTTGGCGGGCAGGTGCTGGCCTGGATTCCTGAGTTCGAGCGGGACGTCACCGGGCTGGAGATGATCGCGCGCATGGCCGAGGCCATGTTTGGGGGAGACGGGGGTGAGCCTGCAGACCGCTAGCGCCACCTGGGAGGACCTGGTGGAGGAACCGCTCTCTGCCGTCATCGAGGCCCGCCCCACCCTGAAGTACCTCTTCTTTGGCGGCAAGGGCGGGGTGGGCAAGACGGTGCTGGCCGGAGCGGCGGCCCTGGGACTGGCCCGGCGGGGGCGGCGCGTCCTGCTGGTCTCCACCAACCCGGTACACAGCCTCAGCGGGCTGCTGGACCAGGACGTCTTCGGCCGGGTCACCCCGGTGCGGGGAGGGGAGGGGTTGTGCGCACTGGAGATCGACACCCGGGAGACCATCGAGCGGTCCAAGCGGGAGATCAAGGAGAAGATCGACTGGTTCCTCAAGTACGCCGAGATCCGCACCCGGGCCGACGCCTTCGTGGAGTCCGCCACCATGAACCCGGCCTTCGAGGAATCGGCCATGTTTGAGAGCATGATTGACGTGATCTTCCGCGGCGAGTACGAGGTCTACGTCTTTGACACCGCCCCCACGGCCAACGCCCGCAGGCTGCTGGGGATGTCCGCCGTCTACTCCATGTGGGTGCAGAAGATGGTGCAGAGCCGGGAAGAGGCCCGTTCCCTGCGGCGGCTCCTCTCGTACAGCAAGCAGGAGGAGGCCGACCCGCTGCTGGACTACCTGCTGCACTTCCGCGACCGCATCGCTGCCGCCAAGCGGCTGCTCACCGACACAGGTCTGACAGCCTTCTTCTTCGTCACCCTGCCCGAGGCACTGCCCATCGCCGTGGTGCGCCGCTTCATCTCCTGGTTCCAGGACTTCGGTATCCCCATCGGCGGCGTCATCGTCAACGGCGTGATCGACCGGGCCATGGTCCCCGACACCGCTCCCCCCTTCGTCCTCAACCGCATCGCCGCCCAGGAGACCTACCGGGAGGAGATCAGGCGGACCTTCCCCGGCATGGTCCGCGCCGTCATCCCCCTCTTCGAGACCGAGGTGCGCGGCGTGCCCATGCTGGAGCGGGTGGCCCGCGTGCTCTTCGCCCCGGGTGCGGGCCCATGACCATGCACCTGCTGGAGGCGTTCAACCCCATCGTCGGCCGCACGGCGTTCGTTGGACTCTTCCTCCCCGAACCCTGGCGCCTCAGCCGTGCCGTGGTCACGCCGGACGTGCAGACCACGGTGCGGGAGGGAGAGCAGCAGTGGGTGGCCTCGGGCGAGACCCGGCACGTGCTCGTCCACGGGGTGCGGCGGACGGAGCGCGCCGACCTGATGGTGCGCGTCACCCCGGGTGCTGCCCGCCGCCCCCTGGCCTCGCGAGTGGGAGCAGAGAGTGGGGCCCTCACCGTGGGCGGCCATCCCGGGGAGTTCCACCTGGGGCGGCGGCGAGACGGATGGTTCACCGCCCGGATGGTGCCCGTGGTGCGGGTACGCACCTACTGCCCGCGCACCCGGCGAACGGTCCTGCTGGAAGTCACCGGCCAGCTCCCACCCGAGGAGCTGAGGGCCCTGCTGGACGCATTCCAGCGGATAGCGTGCCACAGCGGGCCCTGAGGGCTGAAGCGAGGTTCGGGCGGCGCTCCGGCGGCTCCACCGCTGCACGAGGCTAGCGATGCACTACCCCTGGTGGCACGTCCCCTTCCTCACGGCGCCGATGCTCATCGCCATTGTCGCGGTCCTCCACGTCCTGGTGGCGCACTACGCCGTGGGCGGGGGGCTCTTCCTGGCCGCGGAGACCACCTACGCCTACCGCAGCCACAACCTCCGCTACCTGGACTACCTGCGGCAGCACGCCTGGTTCTTCATCCTGCTGACCGTGGTCTACGGGGCCATCACCGGAGCGGGCATCTGGTGGACCATCGGCCTGGCCTCCCCCCTGGCCACGGAGAGCCTGATCCACATCTTCGTCTTCGGCTGGGCCATGGAGTACGTCTTCTTCGTCCTGGAGATTGTCTCGGCGTTCATTTTCTACTACTTCTGGGGGCGGCTGCCGACCCGGACGCACCAGACAACAGGCTGGATCTACGCCGTCTCGGCCTGGATCAGCCTGGTACTGATCACCGGCATCACCGGCTTCATGCTCAACCCGGGCGCCTGGCCGCAACGGCAGAGCTTCTGGGTGGGGTTCTTCAACCCGCAGTTCCTCCCTCAAGTCGCCGCCCGCACGGGCGGCGCCTTCCTCCTGGCGGCGCTCTACGTCTACCTGCACGCGGCCTTCAAGGTCAAAGACCCTGCACTGCTGCGCCTGATCGAGCAGCGCTCCGCCCGGCCGGCGCTGCTGGGCAGCATCCTGGTCATTTTGGGCGGGGCGGGCTGGTACCTCTTCCTGCCGGCCTCGGCGCGCGCGGCGCTGGCCGCGGCCAGCGTCCTCAACGTCCTGATGGTGTGGCTCTTCGCCATCACCGTGGCGGTCTTCGCCATGCTCTACCTGGGCCCGTACCGCCACCCCGGCTGGCTCTCTCCCGGGTTCGCCCTCCTCTTCCTCGGCCTGGGTCTGGCCGCGGTGACCACGGGCGAGTACGTCCGCGAGGCGGTGCGCAAGCCGTTCATTATCTACAACCTGGTCCTGGGCAACCAGATCCTTCCCGCCCAGATGCCCCGGCTGCGGGCGGCGGGCATCCTGCAGGAGGGGGTCTGGCCCCGCGCCTTCGTGGCCACCCACTACCCGCACCTGCTGCGCCAGGGTCGGGTGGACCAGAAAGGACTGCTGGGGTTGCCCCAGGCTGACCAGGTACTGCTGGGAGAGGTCCTCTTCATGCACGCCTGCAACGACTGCCACACCTCCAGCTCCGGCTTCTCCGCGCTGCGCAACCTGATGCGCGGGTGGACCCCGGAGATGGTGCGGACTGTCACCGAGCATCCGGAGCGGGTGCACTTCTTCATGCCGCCATGGACCGGCACAAAGGCCGAATCCCGCCTGCTGGAGCAGTACCTGCGGACGCTGGTGCTGCCCTCCCCTGTGGAACTGCCTGAGCCGATGGGAGGCCGGCGGTGAATCCCGCCGACCTGGTCGCCCCGGCCAGCCCCCTGGGGTTCCCCGCCCCCTACTGGTTCCTGGTCCTGCTCAAGGTGGCGGGCTTCACCTTGCACATGGGGCCGATGCACCTGTGGACCGCCGGGCTGCTGGTGGCCCTGCTGTTGACCCGCCGCCCCGATGCGCACGCCCGGCTGCTGGGGGAGCGGCTGATCGCTCAGCTTCCCGTGGTAATCGCCCTGGGGATCAACTTCGGCATCGTCCCTCTGCTGTTTCTCCAGGTGGCCTACTACCGCGTCTTCTATCCGGCCACGGTGCTGGCAGCCTGGTCCTGGTTCGCTGTCATCCCTCTGCTGGTGCTGGCCTATTATGGCGTCTACCTGTGCGCGGGGGACCTGCGGCAGGCGCGGTCGGGCGGCCTGCGCCGTCTGGTCGGCTGGGTGGCTGCGGCGGCCTTCCTGGCCATCGGCCTGGCGTTCGTCAACGGGATGACGCTCATGACGCGGCTGGAGGCCTGGCCCGACCTGTGGCGGGCCACCAGCCGGGCCGGCGCACCTCTGGGAACCGCCCTCAACCTCTCCGACCCCAGGCTGCTGCCGCGCGGGCTGATGATGCTGGCCCTGGCGCTTGTTACCACGGCCGCCTACGCAGTGGTGGACGCGGGGCTCTTCGCCCGCGGTCTCCCGGCGGCCTACCGCCGCTGGGTGGCCGGCTTCGCCCTGCGCCTGGCTACCATTGGGGTGGTAGGGTTCGCCATTTTCGGATCCTGGTACGCCTTCGCCACCTGGTCGGCGGAGGCGCGAGGGGTGATGCTGGGCCGGCTGGCCCCGCTCACCGCGGCCACCGCCGCCGCGCCGGCCCTTCCCTGGCTGCTCATCGCCAGGCAGCGCCGCGGCCCCACCCCGGGCGCGGCTCTGGCCACCGGGCTGGCACAGCTTGGTGTCCTCGCCCTGAACGCCACCAGCCGGCAGGTGGTGCAGAACCTGGAGCTGGCCCGCTTCCTGGATGTGGCCGCCGAGCCGGTGCGGACCCAGTGGAGCCCGCTGGTCGTCTTCCTGCTCCTCCTGGCCGGCGGCATGGGGGTGATCCTGTGGATGGTGGGCAGGGCCAGGAGCATCCTGCGCCCGGTACCTCACTGATCGTCTACCGACCGATCGGGTATGTGGAGAACGCCTTTGACCAGCCCGTGGCCCCGGAAGTCCTCCTGGCCGCCACATCCCGCATCGTCCTCGACCCGGCGCTGGTCGAAGGGCTGGCGGGTATCGAGCCAGGGCAGCGGCTCATGGTCGTCTTCCACTTCCACCGCGCGGGCGGATACAAGCTGCAGCAGCACCCGCGGGGGGACCCCGGCCGGCCGCGCCAAGGTGTCTTCACCCTGCGCAGCCCCCACCGTCCCAACCCCATCGGCGTGACGGTGGTTGAGGTGCTGGCTGTCCAGGGCCACATCCTCACCGTGCGCGGGCTGGACGCCATCAACGGCACCCCCGTACTGGACCTGAAGGCCGAGTAGGGAGCAAGGCCGGCGCCGGGGAATCTTTCCCGCACCTACTCCCTGGCGCGGGACGGAGGGCACCTGTGGAGCTGAGCAGCGTCAAGATCCAGAAGCCTGACGAGGTGAACCTGATTCTGGGGCAGGCCCACTTCATCAAGACAGTCGAGGACCTGCACGAGGCGCTGGTGGGTGCCGTGCCCGGGTTGAAGTTCGGACTGGCCTTCTGCGAGTCCTCAGGACCGGCACTGGTGCGCTGGAGCGGGACCGACCCGGAGCTGGTGGAGCTGGCCAGGCAGAACGCCTTCGCCCTGGGCGCAGGCCACTGCTTCCTCATCTTCCTGCGGGACGCCTTCCCCATCAACGTGCTGAACGCGGTCAAGCAGATCCCGGAGGTCTGCGGCATCTACTGCGCCACCGCCAACCCGGTGGAAGTCCTCCTGGCGGAGACGGAGCAGGGACGGGGCATCCTGGGGGTGATCGACGGGCTCCGCTCCCGGGGAATCGAAGGCGAATCGGAGATCGCCGACCGCAAGGCGCTGCTGCGGCGGTTCGGCTACAAGTTCTAGAAGGTGCTCTGCACAGCGACTTTACGGGGAAGAAAGCGCAAGGCGATGGGAATCAGAATGGTGGCCATGATCAGCCCGACCACCCAGTAGAACTGCTGGCGCGTCTCACTCCGCAGCCCTGTGATCTCCCCGCGCACGGCGGCGAATTCCCCCCCCAACGGCGGCGAATTCCGCGACCATCTTGCGGCGCAGGTCGCGCAAGCCAGCTTCCAGAGCGGATAGGCGCCTTTTGATCTGCTCATAAGCCCCCGCTGGCCACGCCATACGAATCTCCAGAGACTCTGCGGTCACGCCCTCGCCCCTATACAGCCTGGCAGCGCCTGCATGCGGTTTATCGGCCCGAGCGGGATGGGTTTGCGGGCAGCAGGGGTGGCCCCGAGAACTCCAGTCGCGGCCGAAACCGGCCCTTCCTGGGGCCGCACTGAGGCCGGCAGCCCCTAACTCCGCAGCGGTACCCTCTTTTACTCCTGGTCCCTTGAGTGGATGCCGACCTACTCTTCGCACCCGATACAAATCAGCCGCCTATTCGATACCTGGCGACGGCTTCCAACCCGGATAATGCCTCTGGGGAGACTGCCGCGTGGCGCGCCCGGGGGCATGCGCCCGCGGCAGCCCGTACCAGCAGGCGAGCGCGCCGGCGTATGGTGCCGCGATGAAGCTGGCGGTCTCCGGCAAGGGCGGCGTCGGCAAGACGACGGTGTCCGCCCTCCTGGCCTCTGAGCTGGCGGCGCGGGGGTTCCGCGTTACGGCCATCGATGCCGATCCCAACCCCACCCTGGCCGCCCTGCTGGGGTTCCCCCTCCCGCCTCCTGTCTCGCTGCTGGACCTGCGGGCCGAAATCGAGGAGCGCGTGGGCCCCCCGGGGGGCCTGATCCGCCTCAACCCCCGCGTGGACGACCTGGTGGAGCGCGTCGCTGCCACCTTTGGTGGAGTGCAGCTCATCGTGGCCGGAGCCATTAGCCGTGGCGGGGCCGGGTGCGCCTGCCCGCAGAACGTCCTGCTGCGCCGTCTGCTGGACCACGTGGTCCTGGAGCGCAACGAGGCAGTGGTCGTCGACCTGGAGGCCGGCCTGGAGCACCTGGGCAGGCGCAGCGCCCAGGCCGCCGACGCCCTGCTGGTGGTAGTGGACGCCAGCCGGGCCAGCCTGGAGACGGCGGCCCGCATCAGACGCCTGGCCGGGGAGATCGGCATCCCCCGCACCTTCGCCGTGGCCAACAAGGTCCGCGGGCCGGAGGAGGAGAGCTGGATTGCCTCCGGCCTGCAGGACAGCGAGCTCGTCGCCACCATCCCCTACAGCGAGGCCCTGGCCCGGGCGGAGCGGGCGGGGGAGCGGGCCGCCGCAGCCGACGCTGCTGTGGCCGCGGCGGCAGCACGGCTGGTGGACGCCCTGCAGACGCGATGCGAACGGAGGGTGAACGTATGACCTACGAAGGGCAGCGGTCCGTGCGCACCGACCCGGCCAGCCTCGAGATCCGTGAACGTGCCAGAGCCCAACGCATTCCCACCATCTGGGACCGCTATGCCGCCCTGGGCTCCCAGTGCAGGGTGGGTGAGCTGGGGATCTGCTGCACCATCTGCCACCTGGGGCCGTGCAACCTGGGCCTGCCCGGGAGCAAGCGGCCGCAGGTGGGGGTATGCGGCGCCGGCATCGACACCGTGGCCGCGCGCCGCCTGGCGCGGGACATGGCCGCGGGGTCGGCCGCCCACTCCGATCACGGCCGGGGCGTGGCCCACCTGCTGCTGCTGGCAGCCCGGGGTGAAGCCCCCGGCTACGGGGTCAGGGACGAGCGCAAGCTGCGCGCCCTGGCGACGGAGCTGGGTGTGGCCCAGGACGGCCGCCCGGTCAACGAGGTGGCACAGGAGGTGGCCCTAGCCTGCCTGGCTCAGTTCGGCCGGCAGGAGGGGCCGGTGGCCTTCGCCCGCCGCGCCCCAGCCCGGCAGCAGGAGATCTGGCAGCGCCTGGGCATCATCCCCCGGGGAATCGACCGGGAGATCGTAGAGGTGATGCATCGCACCAACATGGGGGTGGACAACGACTACCGCAGCATCGTCCTGGCGGGGATGCGCAGCGCCCTGGCCGACGGCTGGGGAGGTTCGATGATCGCCACTGACCTGCAGGACGTGCTCTTCGGCACCCCCCGGCCACTGCGCGCCCAGATGAACCTGGGCGTGCTGCGGGCCGATCAGGTGAACATCCTGGTCCACGGGCACGAGCCGCAACTGGCCGAGGCTGTAGCCGATGCCGCCGGGGACCCGGAGCTGCTGGCCCAGGCCAGGGCGCTGGGAGCCAGCGGGATAAACGTAGCGGGCATCTGCTGCACCGCTAATGAGATCCTTATGCGCCGCGGGATCCCCCTGGCCGGCAACTTTCTGCAGCAGGAGCTGGCCCTGGTAACCGGCGCCGTGGAGGCCTTCCTGGTGGACGTGCAGTGCATCATGCCCGGGCTGGTGGATGTGGCCTCCTGCTTCCACACCGAGCTCATCGCCACCTCACGCCAGGCGCGCTTCCCCGGCATGGTACACATCGAGCTCTCCGAGGACCGTGCGCCGGAGGTGGCCCGCCAGATCGTGGCCCGCGCCGTGGCCAACTACGCCCGCCGTGATCCCGGCCGCGTGGTCATCCCCGACCACAAGATGGACGTGGTGGCCGGCTTCACCACCGAGTCCATCACCCACATCCTGGGTGGACGCTACCGCGGGGGCTGGCGTCCCTTGAATGACGGCATCATCGCCGGCCGCATCCGCGGCGTGGTGGGCGTGGTGGGGTGCGACTCCCCCAAGCAGGTGCAGGACCAGGGGCACCTGGACCTGGTCTACGAGCTGCTGGCGCGCGACGTCCTGGTGGTGCAGACCGGCTGCTCGGCCATTGCCTGCGGTAAAGCGGGGCTGCTGCAGCCTGAGGCGGCCTTCCGTCATGCCGGGAGGGGGCTGCGGGAGATCTGCGAGGCCACCGGCATCCCCCCGGTCCTGCACACCGGGTCATGCGTGGATAACAGCCGCATCCTCACCGCCTGCATGGAGATGGTGAAGGAGGGCGGCATCGGCCGCTCCTTCGACGAGCTCCCGGTGGCCGCGGCCGCGCCGGGGTGGTGGTCGGAGAAGGCCATCGCCATCGGGTTCTACGCCGTAGCTTCGGGGATCTTCACCGTCCTGGGCTCCCCCTTCAACATCCTGGGCAGCGAGGCCCTCACCCACTTCGTCACCGAGGAGCTGGAGGGGCTGGTGGGCGGGAAATTCGCCTTCGAGCCCGACCCGGCAAAGGCGGCGCAGCTCATCGTGGCCCACCTGGACCGCAAGCGCCAGGCCCTGAAGCTGCGGCCGATGATGTACGAGGCTGTTCCCGTGGGGGCCTAGGAGATGTCCGGGAGATCTCACCTCAGGAAGGCCCGCGGCCCGCAGAGTTCGCAGCGCGGGTGTTGGGAGTGAGTGAGCCGCAGGAGGGATGCGATGTCACGGATCATCGCCACCGCCGCCATCAAGGGGGCGCACGGGTACGTGGAGGAGGCGGAGCACCGGCTGGCCGCCGCCATGGAGGCCCACGGGGGCGGCATGCGGCTGGAGTTCCCCAATACCGCCTTCTACCTGCCGCTCATCTACGCGCTCACCGGCATAAAGGTGAGGACCCTGGAGCAGGCGCGGGAGCCGCTGCGCATCGCCCGCTCCCTGCTGCCGTCGGTCCCCACCGACCGGCTGTGGCTCCCCTACCTGGGCGACGCCCTGGATGCGGGAGTGGCCACCCTGATCGCCCAGGAGATCATCGAGGCCATCCGGTACGCCACAGAGGGGCCGCCGGGCGGCATCTGGCTGGGATTCACCGACGACGCCATCCTGCGCACGCAGGGGATCAAGCTGGTGGACGGGCGCATGCCCGGGTTCGCCGCCTGCGTGGGGGCCATGCCCACCGTGGAGGCGGCGGTGCGCCTGGCCCGCGAGCTGCAGGAGCGCAACATTCTGGTCTTCCTCTCCAGCCACACCAACGGCGCCAGCATGGCGGAGCAGCTGGCGGAAGCCGGGGTGGAGATGAGCTGGGACACCTACCTGGTACCCTACGGCAAGGAGACCAGCGCCACCGTCCACGCCCTCAACTTTGCCGCCCGCGCGGCCATGACTTTTGGCGGCATCACCCCAGGCGACCTGCTCAAGGCGCGGGAGATCCTCCTGTACAACAAGGCTCGTGTCCACGCCTTCGTGCTAGCCCTGGGCGAGGTAGACGAGGAGAAGTACGCCACTGCGGCGGGAGCCATCAACTTTGGCTTCCCCGTCATCGCCGACACCCCCATCCCCCAGATCCTGCCCAGCGGCATCTGCACCTACGAGCACGTGGTGAGCAATGTCCCCCACGACCAGCTGGTGCCCAGGGCCATCGAGGTCCGCGGGCTGAAGCTGAAGATCACCAGGGTGCCCATCCCCGTCCCCTACAGCGCCGCCTTCGAAGGGGAGCGTGTGCGCAAGGAGCAGCTGCACGTGGAGTTCGGACGACAGCTGGCTCCGGCCTTCGAGTACCTGCGGGGGCGGGAGATGTCCGAGGTGGAGGACGGGCGCATCGAGGTCATCGGGCCGGACATCGACACCGCCCAGGTGGGCGGGGCCATGCCCCTGGGAATTCTGGTTGAAGTGGCGGGGCGCAAGTTGCAGAAGGACTTCGAACCCATCCTGGAGCGTCAGATCCACCGTTTCATCAACGGGGCCATGGGTGTCATGCACATCGGGCAGCGGGACATCCCCTGGATCCGCATCAGCCAGGACACCTTCAAGGCGGGGTTCCGCCTGCGCCACTTCGGGGACATCCTCTACGCCAAGTACCACGAAGAGTACCCGGCGCTGGTGGACAAAGTGCAGGTGACCATCTACTCGGAGCCGGAGGCGATCCTGCGCATCCTGGAGGAGGCGCGCGCGGTGTGGGACGAGCGGGATGCCCGCGTGGCCGGCATGACCGACGAGACGGTGGACGTCTTCTACTCCTGCACCCTCTGCCAGTCCTATGCGCCCAACCACGTCTGCATCATTACCCCGGAGCGGTTGGGGCTGTGCGGCGCCTACAACTGGCTGGACGGCAAGGCCTCGTACGAGATCAACCCCGCCGGACCCAACCAGCCGGTGGAAAAGGGCGCCTGCCTCGACCCTGTCCTGGGGATGTACGAGAGCATCAACCAGTTCGTCTACGCCAAGTCCAACAAGACCGTGGAGCAGGTCAGCCTCTACTCCATGATCCAGTTCCCCATGACCTCCTGCGGCTGCTTCGAGTGCATCATGGCCCTGGTCCCCGAGGTGAACGGGGTGATGGTGGTCAACCGGGAGTACACGGGGATGACCCCGGTGGGCATGACCTTCAGCACGCTGGCGGGGATGGTTGGGGGCGGAGTGCAAACCCCCGGGTTCCTGGGGGTAGGCCGCCTCTACCTGACCAGCCGGAAGTTCATCCCCGCCGATGGCGGGTTCCCTCGCCTGGTGTGGATGCCCCGGGAATTGAAGGAGGCGCTGCGGGACCGGTTGCTGGTGCGGGCGCGGGAGCTGGGTGACGAGACGCTGGTGGACAAGATCGCCGACGAGACCGTGGCCACCACCGTGGAGGAGCTGCGGGCCCACCTGGAGCGCGTGGGGCATCCGGCGCTGGCCATGCCCGCACTGCTGTGACTGCGGGATCCAGGATGCCGGCCCGGCGAGGATTCGTGGTCCCGGCAAATTCGCCAGGCCAATCTGTGGAGTGAATGGATGCCGCTGACCGCGCTGGACATCTACAAGCTTCTGCCCAAAACCAACTGCGGGGAGTGTGGCTTCCCCACCTGCCTGGCCTTCGCCATGCAGCTGGCCACCAAGAAGGCGGCCATCGATGCCTGCCCCTACGCCAGCGATGACGCCAAGGCCACCCTGGCCGGTGCCGCGGCGCCGCCCATCCGTCTGGTTGCCTTTGGTCCCCCGGGGCGGCGGATCGAGCTGGGGAGGGAGACCGTGCTCTTCCGCCACGAAGAGACCTTCTACCACCCGCCGGCCATCGCCGTGCGCCTGCAGGCGGACCGGCCGTCGGAGGAGCTGCGGGCGGAGCTGCAGCGGGTGGCGTCGCTGCAGTTCGAGCGGGTGGGGCAGGTACTGCGGGTGGAGGCGGTGGCCCTGGAGCACGCCGACGGCGCCGAGCCGTTTGTTGCCGCGGCTCGGGAGGCGGACGCTGCCGGGCTGGCGCTGCTCCTGTGCAGCGACGACCCGTCTGTGCTGGACGCCGCGGCCAGCGCGGTGGCGGCCAGCCGACCGGTTCTCTACGCCGCCACCGCCAGCAACTGGGAGGCCATGGCCCAGGTGGCCAGGAAGCACGGCTGTCCCCTGGCCGTGCGGGGGCAGGACCTGCAGGAGCTGGCCGACCTGACCCCCCGGCTGATGGCGGCGGGGGTGAGCGACCTGTTGCTGGACAGCGGTGCGCGGGGTCAGGCGGCCACCCTGGCAGACCTCACCCAGATTCGCCGCCTGGCCCTGCGCAAGCTCTTCCGCCCTCTGGGCTACCCGGCCCTGGCCTTCGTGACGTCGGAGGACCCCCTGACCCAGGTGGTGGAAGGGACGGCGTACATCTGCAAGTACGCAGCGGTGGTGGTTACGCCAGCGCTGCAGCCCTGGCAGGCGCTGGCGCTGGTGACCGCGCGCCAGAACATCTACACCGACCCGCAGAAGCCTATCCAGGTGGAGCCGGGGATCCACACCGTGGGTGCCCCTGATGCGGACTCGCCCGTCCTGGTCACCACCAACTTCTCCCTCACCTACT carries:
- a CDS encoding adenosine-specific kinase translates to MELSSVKIQKPDEVNLILGQAHFIKTVEDLHEALVGAVPGLKFGLAFCESSGPALVRWSGTDPELVELARQNAFALGAGHCFLIFLRDAFPINVLNAVKQIPEVCGIYCATANPVEVLLAETEQGRGILGVIDGLRSRGIEGESEIADRKALLRRFGYKF
- a CDS encoding ArsA family ATPase; this translates as MSLQTASATWEDLVEEPLSAVIEARPTLKYLFFGGKGGVGKTVLAGAAALGLARRGRRVLLVSTNPVHSLSGLLDQDVFGRVTPVRGGEGLCALEIDTRETIERSKREIKEKIDWFLKYAEIRTRADAFVESATMNPAFEESAMFESMIDVIFRGEYEVYVFDTAPTANARRLLGMSAVYSMWVQKMVQSREEARSLRRLLSYSKQEEADPLLDYLLHFRDRIAAAKRLLTDTGLTAFFFVTLPEALPIAVVRRFISWFQDFGIPIGGVIVNGVIDRAMVPDTAPPFVLNRIAAQETYREEIRRTFPGMVRAVIPLFETEVRGVPMLERVARVLFAPGAGP
- a CDS encoding TRC40/GET3/ArsA family transport-energizing ATPase, which gives rise to MLSPEPAGPAPLARFFQDFPQRRYIMFGGKGGLGKTTFSAATAYYLARRGHKVLVFSVDPQASLSDIFQQDIYGRGPVEIIPGLFAQEIDADRHIKEYQDQIRRKILEMYGFDRVPEEIEHYIAAASAEPAMEESAIFDQVVDIVVAGQYDYFIYDLVPLGHALYYLSMASVYDEWIERITRLRQEMQQYAEMAARFKGEQLQEDLILQELQDIRQRITTSSRILTDQARTAFFFVIIPEEMVLLDTQKAAQLFSRFQVPISGYIVNRVLPEALAKEQIPDYLQHRLQMQQGYLHKISDLFGGQVLAWIPEFERDVTGLEMIARMAEAMFGGDGGEPADR
- a CDS encoding cytochrome ubiquinol oxidase subunit I; this encodes MHYPWWHVPFLTAPMLIAIVAVLHVLVAHYAVGGGLFLAAETTYAYRSHNLRYLDYLRQHAWFFILLTVVYGAITGAGIWWTIGLASPLATESLIHIFVFGWAMEYVFFVLEIVSAFIFYYFWGRLPTRTHQTTGWIYAVSAWISLVLITGITGFMLNPGAWPQRQSFWVGFFNPQFLPQVAARTGGAFLLAALYVYLHAAFKVKDPALLRLIEQRSARPALLGSILVILGGAGWYLFLPASARAALAAASVLNVLMVWLFAITVAVFAMLYLGPYRHPGWLSPGFALLFLGLGLAAVTTGEYVREAVRKPFIIYNLVLGNQILPAQMPRLRAAGILQEGVWPRAFVATHYPHLLRQGRVDQKGLLGLPQADQVLLGEVLFMHACNDCHTSSSGFSALRNLMRGWTPEMVRTVTEHPERVHFFMPPWTGTKAESRLLEQYLRTLVLPSPVELPEPMGGRR
- the cooS gene encoding anaerobic carbon-monoxide dehydrogenase catalytic subunit translates to MTYEGQRSVRTDPASLEIRERARAQRIPTIWDRYAALGSQCRVGELGICCTICHLGPCNLGLPGSKRPQVGVCGAGIDTVAARRLARDMAAGSAAHSDHGRGVAHLLLLAARGEAPGYGVRDERKLRALATELGVAQDGRPVNEVAQEVALACLAQFGRQEGPVAFARRAPARQQEIWQRLGIIPRGIDREIVEVMHRTNMGVDNDYRSIVLAGMRSALADGWGGSMIATDLQDVLFGTPRPLRAQMNLGVLRADQVNILVHGHEPQLAEAVADAAGDPELLAQARALGASGINVAGICCTANEILMRRGIPLAGNFLQQELALVTGAVEAFLVDVQCIMPGLVDVASCFHTELIATSRQARFPGMVHIELSEDRAPEVARQIVARAVANYARRDPGRVVIPDHKMDVVAGFTTESITHILGGRYRGGWRPLNDGIIAGRIRGVVGVVGCDSPKQVQDQGHLDLVYELLARDVLVVQTGCSAIACGKAGLLQPEAAFRHAGRGLREICEATGIPPVLHTGSCVDNSRILTACMEMVKEGGIGRSFDELPVAAAAPGWWSEKAIAIGFYAVASGIFTVLGSPFNILGSEALTHFVTEELEGLVGGKFAFEPDPAKAAQLIVAHLDRKRQALKLRPMMYEAVPVGA
- the tsaA gene encoding tRNA (N6-threonylcarbamoyladenosine(37)-N6)-methyltransferase TrmO produces the protein MDGGQGQEHPAPGTSLIVYRPIGYVENAFDQPVAPEVLLAATSRIVLDPALVEGLAGIEPGQRLMVVFHFHRAGGYKLQQHPRGDPGRPRQGVFTLRSPHRPNPIGVTVVEVLAVQGHILTVRGLDAINGTPVLDLKAE
- a CDS encoding AAA family ATPase, with amino-acid sequence MKLAVSGKGGVGKTTVSALLASELAARGFRVTAIDADPNPTLAALLGFPLPPPVSLLDLRAEIEERVGPPGGLIRLNPRVDDLVERVAATFGGVQLIVAGAISRGGAGCACPQNVLLRRLLDHVVLERNEAVVVDLEAGLEHLGRRSAQAADALLVVVDASRASLETAARIRRLAGEIGIPRTFAVANKVRGPEEESWIASGLQDSELVATIPYSEALARAERAGERAAAADAAVAAAAARLVDALQTRCERRVNV